The window GGTAGTGGGCTGAAAGGAAACTCGCCGATCCAGCCTGTAGCAAATGGCACCATGGTTAAAAAGAAAATCCATACTCCATTCAGGTAAAATATTCTCATGGAAACTTTTTTGAATTTGTGGAAGAGGTTGTCATGCTTATACCATGCCAGATAAATCATTGCAAAGCTGTTTAAATAAGCTAGAAATACTGGCCATTGCTGGGCCAGTCCCTGAAGCGTTGGAACGTGGGGATTTACAAGCTCCAAAACCATAATTGTTGAAGCTATTGCAATTATCGCATCAGTAAAAACGATTAGTCTTTCTTTGTCTATGCCCATATTAGTCCCCGCCAAAAATATACATTTTATAATATTTGATAGTTGTTTATGACTTATATCTATTTTTTATGTATTAAAATTTTTCATAGGCATATTTCATTAATTATAATGTAAACATCCGGCAAAATTCTCATATCTGATTGTCAAAAGCCTGCATCTGTTTTGGGCAATCTATTAATCTTTAATTGGAATGTGGCCATGTTTGCATTAATTTTTGATTTGTTTTTGAATAATAATCTGAAAAAGCAAATTTTTTATAGAAAGTTGTTCAGATATTTAATCAGGTGAATAGAATTGGATGAATTAATGGGGGCATCGTCATTTCCGGTAGTGCCAATACTTATTGAAATAGTGCTTTTTATAGTTTTAATATTGGTTGCGACATTTATCGTTAAAAAAATCTTTAACAGTGACAGTAAATTTCTTAATCTGGAGGAATATCTTCCCAAAGAGGAAATTCAAACGTTGACGCAGCTGGCTTATCTGGCATTAATGTCTGCGTGTTTTCTAAACGTGATGTATACGCTGATTTATGTAAATTTCGACACTGTATACTTTGCACTGGCGGACGTTACCCTTTCGCTTTTCATTGCAGTATCGATAGACAAGAGCACGCTTTCCCGCAAATTGGTGGTATTGCTGCTGGTTCCTTACGGATCGCTCTATTTTCTGCTCTTCAATGCCACTCTGGTCGGTGTGCTGGATTTGATTCATATTCTCGTCTTCATCTATTTCATCAAATACTATTATGACAAATTCCATGAATATACGGAATCAAACGGTCTGGGAATAGCCGTTATTTTAGTGTTTATAATAATTTTCGTTAGCTTTATCCTCACTGCAGTTGCTGAAAACGAAAATCCTTTGCATTCCATTCTCATGGTTACCAATGCATTTACAAGCAACGGTTATGCGGTACTGGGGGATACTGACGTCGGAAAACTCACTTCCCTGATGCTGGCCTGGTCCGGATATATCCTTGCAACGGTAGGTACGGCAACATTAACGACGGCGCTTTTGTCAAGACACTTCAGGAAAAGGTTTGATGATTACGATGATAAGCTCGATGCGCTGAACGATAAGATTGATAATCTGGAAGATCTGATTAAAGGCAATTCTGATGATTAATGCGAAAATGGCTTAAGTTTTTAAAAGATGATATTTTGATGTCTAAACTTAATCATCAACCAACACTATTTTTTTATTTTTAATTAGAACAGTCTAAATCGCAAAATAAGAAATTTAAGGAATTTTTAAAAATTAATCATCAACCAAAAAATGTCCTAATCATCAACCGGTAAGCAATATTTTGGCAGTATCTAAAACTTCGGATTGACGTACTCCCAGACCTCATCGAAATTCGTTTTAACCCCTAAGCGGGTGTATTCGTTGACGAGAGTGTTGATGTCCCTTTCAAGTAGTTCCTTTGATATCGGATTGTCCAGAACTACTGACTGTGAAACGTCAATTATAACTGGGGTTTCGTTTTTATTCAGTATGTTGTAGTTGGACAGGTCTCCGTGAACCAGCTTGGCATCATTAACGAACTTCTTAAGCTCGACAAGAAGTTTATTGAAGAATTCATCCGGGTCTTCAGGCTTCTTGTTTCTCACGGGCTGTGCTGGGTTTCCGTTCTCGTCGCCGATGAATTCGATTAACAGCACGTTATTGGCGCTCGTGTAAGGCTCAGGCACGTTGACTCCTGCGTCATGAAGCCTTTTGAGGTTCTTGTACTCTTTTGTAACCCATGAATAGATGATTTTGCGCTTGTTTTTGGTCTTGACGTTGAATCTAGGATCTCCGTTAAGGTAATAGTTCATCTTCTTGAAGTCTGAAGTGGCTATCCTGTAGATTTTAACTGCCACAAAATTTCCGTCATTGTTGACGCCTATAAGCACGTTTGCTTCCTTTCCGGTGCTTATGGCTCCGTTTAAAACGTCAATGTATCCCTGATTAGCTATCTTGTATAATGTCTCCAGCGTTAACTTGTCAAAGATTTCGTTGCTGACCTTTCGCTCCTCGCTGTTTTTCTTTCTTTTACGGGAGTGAATTTCCTGGTGCTTGGCGTCCGCTTTAGCTATTTTAGGATCCATTAAAATCAGTAAAAAAAGTGAATGGTGTGGTTACATTTTCAAGTAACCTTTTCTTTCAAGCCAGTTGGATTCTGTTTTGGTGTATCTCCAGATTACGTCTCCTTTTTCATCGGATTGGAAATCCCAAGGTTTTACGAGGATAACGTCCCCTTCACGAATCCAAATACGTTTTTTCATTTTTCCAGGTATTCTTGTCATTCTGATGTGTCCGTCCGCACATCTGACTTTAAGTTTACCGTGCCCCATTATCTGTTCAACTACGCCAGGTATTTCCCCTTTCTTCGGAGTTCTTACCCTCCTGTACTCTTGCTGATTGTTATTAGGTTTAGACAAATACTCTCCTCCAAAATTATATTTATAATAGCTCTCACAATTTAATATAAATTATTTATATATTTATCAATAAACTATATATTAATTTATTGGATTTTATTAAAAGGTGTTTTAATGGGTACCGAATTTTTAAAAATAAAAGAGTGCGAAGAGGCACAGGATATTATACAGGAATTATTTGACAAGTACTGCAAGGCTCAAAGCGAAGAGATAGACTGCGAAGATGCCTATGGAAGGGTATTATATAATGACGTTTACAGCAGGATGGATTTTCCTCCTTTTGACAAGGCTTTAAAGGACGGATTTGCAATATTGTCCGAAGACAGTTTCGGCGCTTCAGAAGAGTCACCGAATACTCTTGAAGTAATCGATTTTCTTGAAGCCGGCTCAATCACAGATAAAAAGGTTGAAAAGGGCAAGTGCGTTGAGATAAGTACTGGCGCAGCTATGCCCGAAGGGGCCGACGCCGTAGTGATGGTCGAATACTCAGAAAAGTTCGACGATAAGGTAAATCTCCTTACGACAGCAACTCCGTCCCAGGATGTTGCAAAGAAAGGCTCAGACATTGAGGAAGGAAACTTAATCCTTAAAAAGGGTGATGTCCTCAATCCGGGAAAAATCGGCGTATTACTCTCACAGGGCTTCAAGACGATAGAAGTCTTTAAAAAGCCTTCTGTCGGCGTAATATCATCCGGAAATGAAATCACGATGCAGGGTGAGGATTTGCCGTTCGGTAAAATCTATGATGTTAACGGAAACATGATTAAAAATGACGCAATCTCCTGCGGATGCGATGCAAGGTTTTTGGGCGTTGTACGTGACAACTACGATCAGGTAAAGGAAAAGATTCAGGAATCCTTGAAAGAAGTTGATGTCCTTTTATGCTCCGGAGGAACCTCAGCAGGTCTTGGGGATGTAATAAAGCACGTTCTCGATGAGTTAGGTGAAGTATACATCCACGGAATCTCAGTTCAGCCTGGAAAGCCTACAATCGTTGGAGTCATTGACGAAAAGCTCGTTATCGGACTTCCTGGAAATCCCGTATCAGCGCTCATGATATTCAACGCCTTTGTAGCTCCGCCGCTAACCAAAATGGCTGGAATCGAAAGGGATTTCGAATCTAAAGTTGTTAATGGAGTAATGACAAGAAGAATCCACTCTCCTGTGGGACGTATGCAGTATCAGCTCGTAAAGGTTGACGGAAGCGACGTGCACCCAATATTTAAGGATTCCGGTGCCATATTCTCATTATCAAGTGCCGACGGTTATGTGAAAGTGGAAAAATCCGTCGAACTGCTTGATGAGGGAGAGGAAGTCGAAGTTTATTTATTCAACTAATCAAAATATTTTTTAATAACGATTGTCAAAGTTTAGTTTAAGGTGAAAAGAATGGAATATGAAGTGAAGGTCATTCCAGACCAGACAATTGCAGTCATTAATTATAAAGGTCCGATTGAAGATTTGGAGATTCTTGTCTCTAAGCTGATGGGTTGGGCCGAAGCTGAAGAGCTTGAAGTCTTAAGCGATCCTTTTGTCGTTTACTATTCACAGAGATACGAGGTAAACGAAGGCGATGCGGTCTTTGACGTGGGAATCGTCCTGGGCGAAGAGGCCGACGAAAAGGATATCATCCGTGTCGTCGACATGGTTGAACATAAGGTTTTAAGCGGAATACACGAAGGTGCAACCGACAATATTATGGAAAGCTATGCTGAACTGGTTGAAATAGCTGAGGCGAACAATTACGACATTATCGGTTCACCAAAGGAAGTATTTGTTAAAAGCGTTTTCAATCATGACAATGAAGATGAATACATTACTGAAATTCAATTGCCTATTATAGAAATGTGAGGTGATTTGATGGCTAAAGACGATATTGATTTTGATAAAGAATTAAAAAGATTATCAAGAAACATAGATATTGACATTATGAAGTCTGAGAATTCCTTTGACAACCTTTTTGAAAAGATGGATAAGGAAATCGACCAGGCTGTATCCAATAAGATATCTGCATTTGATGAATCCAAGGAATTGACATCCAAGCATATCATGACCAACTATACGGACTCAGCTTTGGAAAGATATAAAAGAAAATTGGATAAAATCTAATCTTCAAACAGTTTTAAGAAAGAATCCATTTCAACTTCTACGCTGTAGTTGCTGAATGGATTAATTACCACACCACTTATATTTTCCGGATTGTCATCAATCATTTCTGCCAGATTCTTGGCATAAATGTCAATGGCTGATGTAGGCTCCGGAAGCTGTAAATCATCACTGTAGAGCGGAATGAATACATCTCCATTTTCATTAACTATTTTTATTGGCTTGAAGCGAAGCCCATCATCGAATTCAATGATGTCTCCCTCTTCAATGTCATCCAAATCGATGTTGGAAGTTATTTCTATTGGCATTATAAGCTGTGCAGTCTTAAGCTCCTGTATTAATGCGTCATTATCCTCTTTTGTGGCGTCTTTTGGACTGATGTTGAGAAATTCCCTTAATCCCATGATATCTACAACCCTATAACCTTCAGGTCATGAACCAAAAGCTTCGGAATGATGAAAGGTCCCTTTTGCTTTATTTCGGATTTCACTCCATCGCATTTCCTCATCAGATCATAGATGTTTCCGGAAATCATGGCTTTTTTAACGCCATCGGTTATTTCTCCGTTTTCGATGGTGAATGCATTGCTTGCCTCAACAGAGAAATCTCCTGAAATCGGATTTGCAGTATGGGCTCCCAGGACGCTTGTGGTCAGGATTCCACTGTCAATTTCGTCGATTCCAATAAGGTCTTTAAATTTGAATTCTACATTTGATGTCCCTACATTTGGAGTTGACAGGTAAGATGATC is drawn from Methanobrevibacter millerae and contains these coding sequences:
- a CDS encoding TMEM175 family protein, whose product is MGIDKERLIVFTDAIIAIASTIMVLELVNPHVPTLQGLAQQWPVFLAYLNSFAMIYLAWYKHDNLFHKFKKVSMRIFYLNGVWIFFLTMVPFATGWIGEFPFSPLPECSYAVILFLWTLSFEVLDMQIIKENPGLKRDYYHEPKIRMFNYVCFIIAMIVAFIEPIMCLTIIFVISIINVIAISKKHNE
- a CDS encoding serine protein kinase RIO, with translation MDPKIAKADAKHQEIHSRKRKKNSEERKVSNEIFDKLTLETLYKIANQGYIDVLNGAISTGKEANVLIGVNNDGNFVAVKIYRIATSDFKKMNYYLNGDPRFNVKTKNKRKIIYSWVTKEYKNLKRLHDAGVNVPEPYTSANNVLLIEFIGDENGNPAQPVRNKKPEDPDEFFNKLLVELKKFVNDAKLVHGDLSNYNILNKNETPVIIDVSQSVVLDNPISKELLERDINTLVNEYTRLGVKTNFDEVWEYVNPKF
- the eif1A gene encoding translation initiation factor eIF-1A, which codes for MSKPNNNQQEYRRVRTPKKGEIPGVVEQIMGHGKLKVRCADGHIRMTRIPGKMKKRIWIREGDVILVKPWDFQSDEKGDVIWRYTKTESNWLERKGYLKM
- a CDS encoding molybdenum cofactor synthesis domain-containing protein: MGTEFLKIKECEEAQDIIQELFDKYCKAQSEEIDCEDAYGRVLYNDVYSRMDFPPFDKALKDGFAILSEDSFGASEESPNTLEVIDFLEAGSITDKKVEKGKCVEISTGAAMPEGADAVVMVEYSEKFDDKVNLLTTATPSQDVAKKGSDIEEGNLILKKGDVLNPGKIGVLLSQGFKTIEVFKKPSVGVISSGNEITMQGEDLPFGKIYDVNGNMIKNDAISCGCDARFLGVVRDNYDQVKEKIQESLKEVDVLLCSGGTSAGLGDVIKHVLDELGEVYIHGISVQPGKPTIVGVIDEKLVIGLPGNPVSALMIFNAFVAPPLTKMAGIERDFESKVVNGVMTRRIHSPVGRMQYQLVKVDGSDVHPIFKDSGAIFSLSSADGYVKVEKSVELLDEGEEVEVYLFN
- a CDS encoding GyrI-like domain-containing protein; the encoded protein is MEYEVKVIPDQTIAVINYKGPIEDLEILVSKLMGWAEAEELEVLSDPFVVYYSQRYEVNEGDAVFDVGIVLGEEADEKDIIRVVDMVEHKVLSGIHEGATDNIMESYAELVEIAEANNYDIIGSPKEVFVKSVFNHDNEDEYITEIQLPIIEM
- a CDS encoding SseB family protein — its product is MGLREFLNISPKDATKEDNDALIQELKTAQLIMPIEITSNIDLDDIEEGDIIEFDDGLRFKPIKIVNENGDVFIPLYSDDLQLPEPTSAIDIYAKNLAEMIDDNPENISGVVINPFSNYSVEVEMDSFLKLFED